The Amphiura filiformis chromosome 13, Afil_fr2py, whole genome shotgun sequence genome segment gcaccctgatagatgagcatgttgtggctccTAGTGTAACTATCCCAAACTTACACTAACCCTTCGCCTCCAGCAACCATCAAATCTTACCCCAAACTGAATGAAATTTGTAAATTGCATGAAATGCGGAAATTGCATTAAAAATCTGTACCTTATATAATAAGCCTATACGTTGCTAGTGTGGTGTAGGGTTAACAATATGCTGCAACCAGATAGAGTATTATAGATTTAAGGTTCTTTACTATACAGTGCTTAACCAATAtgaatatatggtcgaatccaacgaaaagtgtacacagcatgttcagggccataacttaaaagtattaatcaattggcattcgtttttgtattgtgtttattcgccttgatcatacgcttcgcgccatatataataagaccccttctgtgaaaaacttagacacagagaccccaaaacatgctatttttacccattttttcaaaatatttcttaaagtatttttagaaacatataaatcagttatgaaaagaagtcattggattgaatctaaattgatttcctgaaaggtgtgtattcaaagattgccttttcaatttttcacatatttgtacataattatgattttttttgtgataattttttgagtggtatttttttacattacctacgaatacaattttttatagcactagatatatctttaaaaaatggaaatcactaataattgcgcaattgatacaagctttgatatgtccaatactgaaatgcattgcattcggacatctttattattgtgtttagctgccagaaattctaaatggcacaaaggtaggcttggtaaaaaatatgcatcacCTCCGAATACacgttaaaagctgtgccatttccacaaagtgagagaatagtaaacaatagttaagcaataggtgcagggtaatacactctttatttctaccaagtttcaatagcctgcgtttaaatatttctgagatgtcaacaataaaagcaagtattcgtaggtaaatttcggtaaccgaatgttacctacgaatacaatttgacatcatgacagtattgtgaaacaccgccattcatgccaatgcccatattggtacataacaaaggcccgtatgtttgctatcaaatcatatgtcaatgaaagttgcgaattcacatacatgcccaccatgcaaaactgaatacggcttaattggtgaaaaatatgtactgaaatagacgacggtctgctcatttgaaagaaaaatcagattcaaagaagattagaagggataaatacttggatttgtcaactgtcatgtgtgcttcattttaaatgtttaccgaccttctggtttctgagtaatttgtgtccaaattgatttattcgaaggtaacttttgacgttttcgctaaggttacctacgaataccatgggataaacgactgttctcattgtctcatgatctagacaacacattgatggaccctggtataaagctaattgtcgTTGCCCTCAaccgaaaggccacaagacgtaactgactccaagatggccttcacaagtctgcaatagcggttttaagcgatttgtgtgcaattaagcaaattaaagtcactttagtgcctttgtttcttacttcaatcctctttcaacctctgtgaaccgacattattaatacatgatagggtctaaagtatcaataaacgcacataaagaaaataatacattcaaagtgctttataaaatgaagttttgattgcgatatccaccaaaagtctaattcttacctataaatactgaaatgttacttacgaatacagcataatacatgacatgtgtaatgaagtgtctctaccaatggaaattaattgtcaaaaactttaagcggtaccccaggacactattattacccatatacggattcattcaacaattatttattatgtaaaattgctgattaactacttgtatatcaaaatgaagtggtcaaaatcttgctaaaagcatcacatTTTTTTGATCtgaggtaatagcatttattcatttggacgtaccatctgaaagagatctaaaaactaccattttattaattcattaccataataaccaaatttaaacctctaaactcaatatagatattgttaaatcgctcatgttacctacgaatacccggtattcttcaccttttcattgtataaatcgttaggtgtatgcgtataattcctaatattcttgaaaacatatttcctactcgttctaatacaatgtgtaaattgattcatactcatttgataaataaaatacagaaactgacctaaacttcattttcaaaaataaactagcataaattgactaagatcatattgatcgcgttataaaaataaaacaaatattttctggttgagctagcattttcctgacaccctgtggtctacattacacgaaaaaagcgttaatgggaatattccatttgttttaggttgattagtattgcgatagtgaaagcatcctagtggtattcgtaggtaacattgggttttgatatcacatttactatcacacgtcctggatttatttttcaagattagtaatggcacttttggttcctataaggccaatatgttatcaatcaatgggcaaaaggaaaaaattgtggagacatttttatttcggacttttatttttggcccgtggacacttttggttggattcgaccatatacgccTAAGTAATAGAGACGTTGTATAAGGATATGGATTGTATAAAGTGTTAAATGTGAACCAGTTTTTGTCAGTGAAGTCAAATTTCTACAAAATGGATCCTAAAAATATTATTTCGTTAAAGAGATAGCTCGACAGAACTTGGTATCTTTTCCCTACAGAGTATTGTGATCAGTCGTATAAGGACATGGATTGGATGAAGTAAGTGTAAGGGTAACATGTAAACCGGTTTTTATCAGTGAAGTAAAATTTCTACAAAATGGATCATAAATTTGATTTCGCTAAAGAGATAGTTTGACAGAACTTTGTATCTTTTCCCTACAGAGTATTGTGAACTGTCCCGAGATATATGCCTCCTGAGAATGTGGGTTAATAAATATCCCTAAAGTTTTGCGGGAGGTGGCGAACCCcttcagttagcagcctggacaaccgattctttagaaatgcttagtcgcgctgaaagtcgatcgatacatgttaaaatcagcacaattcagagatacacctttttgctatgaaattaattttctcggtcaaatatagagcaatattttttttttcttcagtaatgtcagttaaaaacttggtgcttggatatacattttttttacaaatcctggtgttaaaattaagcatcaaattgtgtcttttagtgtgatatttttgatttttataggccttcagttcgcacgcgagctttttacggaattcatttttagcgtctcaaactaatatagtttgctaaagaaagatatttcccacctctgtaaagcacatcgtgtgggtctatatattatagttttgttagaatttccgtttttattttaccctttttcccttcatactccgaaaatgtctaactcattacttttatctcgagagcaaccaacagaaatagtcgatatttcctttgttgtttatccaggtcaattttccattgaaagcaaattgcccgaccagcgatttggtagcccaaatccccaattgagtgttctggttaaacatgatcagtaggagcgctataggcctgggaatttctttgctatattgaagttctagcaacactgtagccatgccggtattcctattaaacccagggatatcgatccacaatgctagtattagccttagatttcactcgttgattttgaaaaattgtcagccggcagttaaaatagtgaaatgaaaacgcaaattctgacaaaactatgatatatcgctcacggtgatgtgcgttagaaagttgggaaaaatccttcattagcgaactatcttactttgaaaagctaaaaggttaaaaaaaaaaaaggctcgcggacagagtttaagcctatcaaaatcgaaaatcttacactaaatgactaaatttcacgcctaagtttaacactagaatttgaaaaaaaaatacagtatcaagcactacaatttttactgacatttactgaaaaaatgaaaatgattgcttttcatttggccgagaaaattaattttacatcgaaaaggtgtaactaaaaatttagctcatttcaacaccaaattcgatcgtttgtattgcctcattaaatgactgagtgagccttgccaaacaaaagaatcggttgtgcaggctgctaactgcctTGGTTATGTTGGTATAGTGAGTCGTCTGAGCAAACGATATCGGGGCATTGAAATGAGCATAGCTAgggtaatgggttattccatttgaaattcatacacaacTTATAGAACACAttaccataatcatgataatcttccacagagagagtgtgaatttcaaatggaattacctgtgtgactccaattgaaatttACACCAACTGCATGAACTGTGTGTATGTATTTCATCTGTAGTAGCCCAATGAGGATTGCtctgcaggcatgagaattctcAAGCCTTtgtctgaattcaggcagttttgttgtccaaatttacgcatttttatattttttccagcccgttttgggccttttaaggccgAATTCACGCACTTTTTCAGGCAGTTAAAAAAACCCATTCTCATACCTGGCTATTTACTTCACAAATAAGTGAACTTTCGTTCATGTATGGTGTGCCTTCAATCATCATTCCAAGCTTTCCATGTTATTATGGTTACTTTTCACTCTTGAATATGAATTTCTGATTCAAGAGTGCGTTTCATAAATTTTTACTTACTTTTTATCATAAATTATGTTATATTAAAGCGATTAATCAATCTAATCAATAGGTATATTTCTTTACAAGTTCATATCACTCTTTAAAAGAGTACTGTACTTAAACTCCATTAAACATGTTTGAAGATTGATTTTGTGGGAAAAGTAATTCGGCGTattatgtttattatttattttccgCTCTGcgtgaaaaaaaacccaacaaaaacaacaacaacaacaaatgatGAGAAGAATACTTTTTTATCATTAATTGGGCGGGAAATCGTAGTGGTTATCTAAAACACAGCCtctgaacaaataaaaaaaatgtcggACTACAATACCGGACCTTAAGAATATAATGTTCTAATAGCTTTGGTTTTAAAAGGTTCACTGCATAAGGCAGCTGATTCTTGCTTATTTTAAGATTCGATGTACATGATGTATATAATTAGTCAACTTCAAGTAGCTTTTATACTATTTATTAATTGCATATATTGTTTGTATATCCTGTAAGGATGCAGTAGCTATTtttgattaaaacattttaagcttAAAATGGGTATATATACATTATTGGTCTGCTACGCGATATTGACACAGGGGAAGTGTTgtgcaaaaataatttttaaattatccaAATGGCAGTAAAACAACAAAACAGTAAGGTAGCAAGGACTTGTCATAGGTAGATTTTATATATTGACTCTTTTTAGTGAAAACGTTGGAAACTATGACTTAAAGTTcctattatttcattatttaaacTCACGATTTGCAGGTTTACCAATGAGTTAGTCAAGAATGCTATTTCGACGGATTTTTTTCCGAAGCGCCATCCCTTTAAAGGGTCTCAACTATACGATTACAATAACGGGCAATTGAAAGCGGGGATGTTGGAATATACATATAGCTTGAGTATTTCAATAGTGGCATTGTAAAACAATCCTTGCAGGCGAGGTAAACAATCTGTAATATTATGTGCTAAAATGTGACCCTTGGGTTCCCACAAAACCCGTAACATGGCTGTAGAAATCAGAAACTAAGCTTTATAATGAcatcaaatttgtttttgtataataCCATAATACTAATGAATTATTGCATGTTACGATTCATTCGATTTATAacacgatgcgcctccagcggtagcTGGagagaggccaaaatacgcagtgcatcatgggaaaatgtcgacatccaacaCCAACGTAATACGATTGCAAAAATGGAATATTATGTCATTGTGTGTCTAAATGTCAATGGTAATGATGTTACAAGCGAATGCACAATAAAAcagcaatttacaattatagtagatccatttttttaatttattgatcaCACGAAATTCTGTTTTCAACAATATTAAAAATCTAGTGGTGGCTAGAACGGTGATGTCGACAAAATTGAACTTTTTGGTGGTCAAAAATTGAACTGGCAAAGGCaaacgctggcggcgcatcgtattgtaatCGTAGTGTTCTTCAGGTATTATTGGTATCAACAGGCTGATCAGTGTAATTCTGAGAAACACAGTCAGACTGTATCCACTACTGTATTATTACCTACAGTAACGGATATGTTTGAATACTCAACacctccagcaaacacaaaaaatgttttggaaacGTTATacgtgttataaacgcgtttttggttttggtttttaatCTAAAATCAGATCAACCGACACGTTCCGGGGTTTGTAGGAACAGGTTACAAATATACTTTTTATTTTGATAATACATGTAACTAATAATGctttatgtaaatattatattCTTTGCATTATTTTAATTAACAGACAGCGTCTATTGTTGTTAAGAATGTATGACAACTATTTAAGTATACGTTTTATgtgtgaataattatattttcatgtCTGTTTGGTTCttattagaataataaaattacaaaaattacaaaacaatatcGATATTGTCGTTTGTGCGTCCTCGCATGCACGCGAGGGGGAGGTATGTAAGGGTGCGTGTTACTAAGCATATTGGTGCAATCGTATGGCCGTGGGTAAACGGTATACTCGTGCAGGTTAGTGTGGGGTGCCCCTGTATGTTCACAGGGTACCCCACACTAAATGTTCTTTGTACAGGGGCACCCAACTTTAGAAGCATTAATAAAGGGTTTGTACATCTCAAACCTTCGCGAAGTCGAATATACCTTTTTAGGTtcagctacccaatgaccccgttttttcctAGAATAATACCAACAAAGTAAtgaggaaactttcaaattctcggtACAATTACGGAATACCCTCCGCACTGAGAACCATAAGCATCTCATTTCATGTATATTTGTTGCTTAAGTTACTGttccccttcactcttgttgttcctaagctgctgtgaaccactgattggcccatatggttgtcttttatagtgtctAGGTGCCTATATACTTGGGTCACTCCTCATGGGATATTGTTCACTctaagcatttaaaaaaaaacacataagaGTGTGATCCTCGTTGTCACTAAGATCAATTGCAAAAACGGGGTACGTTatatacactgtaaattggccagaacacatggaacgcgttcattaatgtaacggttttttaacacatgacacgtgttcaacttatttagagaacactagtgttaatgtagagaacacaggtgttattacctcagaacactagtgtaacatgttctaatctTTTAAACTCTGGtattcaaaattactatctatgaacacctcggacacatgaaagaaatgtaacgggtttttaacacatgacacgtgttcaaacattgattttcagaatgctggtgttcaacctttatttatacattttcaaaatctcattactcgacaataaacaaatgcatggtagtataaacaagaaaatggcggtgttccgaagaatgccgatgaaatcagagagttttcacctaaggcaagcccactggctcgaaccctcgccgatcgtatctcccggctgacagcgcaacgcattAATCGCTCGGCCATTCCCTCTTGTGTCTctccgagtcgctcccaaagttgccctgaatttcattcttctctattccttcgaatttactctcactatcatcccatttgtcttgaaAAAGAGAGTTTGGAACAGCGTTTCCCGGGagcgtttccacgttgcatcgccattgttgttgttgttgttacttatatccctccttcaaaggagcaccgtgtatttctcgctgacacgtcgcagctctccaacgcctaTATCTATatccatttttgaacaccagtattcaatataatcattcagaacacttgtgacacgtctgatcaatactatgtgttctacattatactaaaagaacactaatgtgtaaggcttattatattttcaaatacactagtgttctaaagagacaattatgaacacctcggacgcgtctgagaagcgtcatgtgttcgggaacatttgcagtgtagGGTAGGGTATAACGTAATTACACATTTTCTTATTTCAGCAACTTGTTTGTTTAATTTTCTACCCGATTACTCCGCCCCCGCCCCATTTAAATTTTATATCAATTGGCCCCTATACTTCCTGACGCTATGCACATACCCGTCTCTTCTAAAATTGAGCGTTCCCTACACTATATAAAACATAGTAATTTACTCCGAGCACCACTCAATCGTACCATTAGTAAGCTGCACTCAGAGATGCAAGTTTTCCTGCCTTTGCAGGAACTCATGCTTTCATGCAGCCCAAATGGAGGTTTTTGGCCCTGACTCACgcacttttcaggctttttccttcAGGTCAGTTTGCATCTGTGACTGCACTAGTCACATAATTATGCAATGGACATGCGCTAGCCTTTCtgtaatatcaaattttaacgGTGATCAACGTCGACCGTACTGCAATGCACCGTTAGCTAATCCTTTATACCGCCCTCTTTCGCTTAATTATCACGCTGAACACTGTTACAAAATTGATAGGCTACCATCTTTTGGTAGAAGtgattgatcccttgttctctaattcaaattgatcaaaaagacgaatccggattcggctgtcTGCGGAATTCATACCGATTAAATAATACACCCTTACGTTTTCTACCACAGCACTAACATGTTGGTTTTCATTAGACTCTAACAGATGATTGTGTAGCTGATGTGCTGGCATGGCTGGGTCCCGGAAGATTTGGCATGGAGAGACCAGCGTCACTGGGGACACTGACAGACTGGGACTTACTGACGGCGTCTGCAACATTGTTCAGGTATTCTAATGCGTCCAGTATGTCAGGATCAGAACTGTGTTGTTGGACCAGGACTAACTAGTCCAGGACTAGGGATAATCCAGGACTAAAGTTAGTCTCCTTTTGTGAATACCAGCCTAAGAAGTTCGAATGCGTTTACTTTTTCTGATTCATTTTCGATATAGCCAATTACTAGTGACTTTAACATAACAACATAATTATACACATAATTATAAccttgatgataataataatgataatggacTGATCATGCATTTAGCGAAAGAGCGTGTGTTCAATTTGAATGCATAAGAATGTTTGTAAAAGCATCTAACAAGTAACATAAACACCACGTTGACGACATTAGATCTCAGAGATCTGTTATTCGTTCTCATTACACTTTTACCCATTATACATTATGTGTTCTGATACgtgttattaaagccatattataatattttcaaacaaaatagattagcatttctttgccataaactacggcaaagcaaagaaaattggaatttactaccagcgcacatgtcgccaatacgtaccactccttcggtcatgttgtggtacgaccctttgttgtgtatatcgtcccgcacgccgtgtatgtactgtgtgttatgaacatcgtgtatgcgttcgactaataattccatcgtaataataaagcgccggttccggcgttttattcaaaatctcggattttgacaaaactacaacacctagagtcttgatttttgcagggtatattggtttaataaagtacaatttaatcgtgtaaaaaaggaattttaaaaattcagtgagggcgtcttcctcagcaaatgttataatatggctttaaccccgggtaatatatatatataacttgtACCTTCCGCTGCAGctataagattgtacattttgCTCGCTAACTGTGGCAAATTTGTACCAATTTACAAAACAAACATAAATCTACTTCGATGCGTATAATGATATTATACAGCCTCCTACGTGGAACGTATGACTGACAGTATAGAAAGATTAACAGCTAGTTCACATCAAGTAAAGCGCTTTGATGTTCATCTAATTACACATACATGTCTcacatttcttttatcaaataagGGCTGTTGTGTTGACCTATTTCCCGACTAAAGTGATTATTATCCTGATACTATTAGATATCCTTaccactgtaaattggccagaacacatggaacgcgttcattaatgttacggttttttaacacatgacacgtgttcaacttatttagagagcACTAGTGTGAACACCTGAGACGTGTTCATACAGTTGAACACATGACACATCTGTAACaagtgttctaaaatatttcagaacatcagtgttcaaatgaaacaaagaaagacataaggaaataagaacacgtgtcaagtgttcaaaaggtgttacatatgtttttgaaaatgttgtcttatttttcaaaatcaaatattaaggtaacaatgtttcctttttgtAATAGTGATATCTGATATATAAGGAAACACTATTTAAGGCAAATTTTAATATGGATATGCAGACATCTTTTCATAACTAATCTTGGAAACAGAGAGAGAACACTAGTGTCAAGTGTTCTATGACTTTTACATTATACGTCCTGCGCGGTCTGTGCGTTTATACGGGCGTTAGTATGTACGTACAGATTGCTATAGTCTCGGTTCCTAGCTAGATTAGCTTAGATTGTGCTCCTTAGTCTCGAATTGGCACAAATCGCCTGTGACGAGACCAACACTTATGATTGCTACTGGAGGGCGAAAAACAAGACATTGAGCACTAacacttcagactgattttgattttaaaacgGAATAACTGCACTTGCCAAAGATCACTGTGCATGGAGAAATCTTGTGGTCGCCTACTCCGCCGCCGAAGAATGACAAAAACATACAGTCTAGCCCCCGCCTTTTGCGTGTATAAACCAAAAGTAAGTATTAAAGACACGTGTTGCTTATGCAGATAATTGAACGAATCCCATTAGGGCACTTATAAATGTGTTTCCTCCAATGAAGCGAAGATTTGTTAACATTGATTGCCATTAGATAATAACAAAATGCTGTCATTAAAAGTGACTAGAAATCAGTATCGATATAAAATGGCCTTGTTTGTCTTCACGCACTCCCTCACGCGCGGGTTGTAAGTATGTAACAGATGCATAGGATGATCATTATATCTCAATACCAGGGCCAAGCCTCTTAAATCTGATTTTTAGATCCATATTTTTCTTGCAGAAGTACTGAATTGGCGACTTCAAACTAAAGTTCTACTTACAAAGGTAACTGGCGACCTCAAACTAAAATTCATGATGAACACCACTCTAGCAGAAAACTTTGACCATGATTACGAAATTGCTACCAACGGTTTCGACAGCACTGACCATGATTACGAAATTGCTACCAACAGTTTCTACAGCTCTGAAAAGACCGATGTAGCCAATTCTGGTGCAGGCTCTGAAAGTGCGACGGCGATCTTCCTCACTTCTCTGCGAATGCTTGTCGGTGTTCTCGGCGTCTTAAGCAACTTGACCGTGTGTATCGTCGTCACCAGTATGAAGACCAACGAAGTGAAATTCCTTATCATCTCTCAAGCATTCATAGATTTTCTGACATCGTTCGTTTTCGTAACTAGAACCGTCACCAGTAGATTTATGTACACCTGGTTTGTGTCTCCAACAAGCCAAGCACTTGGATACATATATTGCATGTTTTGGCATTGGGATGGGTTGCTCTTTTTTCTATTTAGCATCTCCACTTACAATCTGGTAGCGATCGCCATTGAAAGGTATATGGCAGTTAATCATGCTATATGGTATCGCACAGTTTTTACGAAAAAGAAGGCAATGCTGTTAGGAGCTGCACTGTGGATCATCGCTCCAACTATGCAGATTGTTTACTGCACCAAACAGACAGCATACTTCGACGGCAAATGTCAGTTTCTACGATTTACACAACCGTATTTAGGTATAGTTGgtgtttttctgtttttgtggGATTATTTTTTGCCATGTTTGATCATGGGATACTGCTTCACGCGAATAAATACGGAGCTTCGAGAACAAGATAAGAGAGTAAAATCTTTACAAGGTGATAGTATTAATGGCGTTTCTACGGTGTCTGGAAAACTAAGCGAGTCTAGTGCCGATGACAAAAAGGCGACAAGTCGTAGCCGAAACGTCAGCAAGACGTTTCTGTTGGTATATTTGGCGTTTGTTCTTTGCTGGGCTACAAATCAGTTTTTATTTCTTCAGCGTAATTTGGGTGGTTATATCTACCGTGGAAAGCCGGAGAATCATTTTGCTAACAGCATGGCGATACTCAATTTGACAGTCAACCCATTCATATATGTGCTTCGGTTTCAACAGTATCGCGAGAAACTGAAGCAGATATTTTGTTATCGATGCCGATAATCTGATATTAAGACAACCTTTTCCTGTTTTGGTGGCGCTCGTCTCGTCTGGCTGCTCATCACATCGCCCTCTATTGACTTGATTTCATGCATTTTCACTGCACGATGTTTTTCTAGTTCTTCAAGAACACTGTGAActcgttattttattttatgttggACATATATCGAAGAAACTAACTGTTATGGATGCTACGTTCGAGGCACTATTGCCCGTTTACTATGTACTTTCTACCATGTGTATAAACCGTTAACCGTGTATCGTGCGTCGAATTATGACATTGATATCAAGTTTGACTTAGACTGTTAATTGCAATGCCTCCCAATTTGCAATATTCCACCTCCATGCTGTTCACCGTCCGGGAACGTGTGATAGACACTATTCATGATGACATACCTGGATCAATATCAACAATTTTGG includes the following:
- the LOC140167495 gene encoding rhodopsin, GQ-coupled-like, with amino-acid sequence MNTTLAENFDHDYEIATNGFDSTDHDYEIATNSFYSSEKTDVANSGAGSESATAIFLTSLRMLVGVLGVLSNLTVCIVVTSMKTNEVKFLIISQAFIDFLTSFVFVTRTVTSRFMYTWFVSPTSQALGYIYCMFWHWDGLLFFLFSISTYNLVAIAIERYMAVNHAIWYRTVFTKKKAMLLGAALWIIAPTMQIVYCTKQTAYFDGKCQFLRFTQPYLGIVGVFLFLWDYFLPCLIMGYCFTRINTELREQDKRVKSLQGDSINGVSTVSGKLSESSADDKKATSRSRNVSKTFLLVYLAFVLCWATNQFLFLQRNLGGYIYRGKPENHFANSMAILNLTVNPFIYVLRFQQYREKLKQIFCYRCR